The window TCATAGATATTCGTATCATAAAATTTAGACAATTCGCTCCTTACAATAATAGTAGCACGCTTACTCGACGTCTCAATTAAGTATTTATCAATAACCTGCCCGTTACCTGTAGCAACTAAACATCCATGATCTGAACAAATCCATATTTTATAACCTTCCTCTTTTAACAACATCAATTCTTTTTTTATTGAGGATTTTTCCAAATAATTATGCACGTTCATAAAATACATTCCTTTATTCTTTTCTGTTGGTGGGAGAAGAGTTTTATGTGCAATATAGTCAAATAGATTATAAATTATTTTTACCGTATCAATCCCAAGCAGCTGTTCATCAGATTGCAACTGTCCTTCCCGGTAAAAGCCAACACTCCTTTCATTAAATATCTCTTTGAAGGCTTTATCTTCATTTTGCGATGTGATTTCATAAACTTTATTAGCACTGCCGTAAAAAATGGCTGATCTGGATATCCTGGTCATGGTTGGAATAAGTGCAAAAATATATTTCTCCTCAAAAGAAAAATCATCTTCTGTTAAATACTCTTTCAGTAAATGCCATTCTGCAACACCCATACCATCAAAACAGACTAAAGCGATTTTTGAATCGTTCTTGTTCGTAATGTATTTAACAATCCGATCAACAGTTTTAAAGTTGATTGTAGATTCATAGAAAGAGTTTTTTAATATTCCGTTTAATATAGGCTCTCCTGTAGCTTTATCTACTTTTTCAACCAATGCATCATCCGGTTCTTTACCTGACCTATAACTACAGTAAATAAATCTTCCCCATTTATCTCCTAACGTTAAGATATCATCATATGTTTTTACGTTCTGGCAATCTTTTATTATTTGTTCCTGACAATATTTTGCTACTTTTTTAAACCCATATCTTTCCGAATTAATCAGTATCTGTCTGAAATTGTGCCTGGAGATAAGTTGTAAGGAGTTTTTGTCAAGTTGATAATCGATAAGTTGAACCAACTGCCGAACAGATATTTGGAGTAATATCTGTGGTTCAATATCTAAAGGAAGCTGATTCTCATTAAATTCAATGATATTTACTTTTGTTCGTAAATATGCGGGCAAAGAGAGACTTTTTGATATGATTATTTGATTGTTACCTGTCAAGCCAGAAAGAACTTCTTCGACGGATTGTGTGATCATGTAATTTATTGCAGTATTATTCAGATACTTCGTGAACTCAGGGCAATGTAAAAGTCCAATCTTGTCTATGATTACCTTGTTAGAATTATCATGTAATTTTAGCCTGTTTATTATAATGTCCTGCCAGTTCAATCAAATAAACTCCACGTAAGCCAATTGATACAATTCCATTTTTGGCACAATATTTCTTTGCAATTTTAATTTTTCTAGCTGTTCAGTCCTATCTTTTTCCAGAGATTTCAATTTTGCATCACGAATATTGTCTATTTGTATTTTTGAAAAAGCATTCTGTTTAAATCTGAGATAATCATCATATTTCTGTTCATATTGATTTATTTCATTAAGCCATGTAAGTTTCACGGCTGTAAATATTTCATTCGCCTTTTCTTCCGCATATTTGAGAGCAGTCTTAGAGATGTTTTGTATATCATGCTTGCACGCATAATTCTGTACAATTTGAACATCATTAATTATATTCTTTTCTAAATAATTGCTGATGCGGCTGTTATTAAACTCCTCATCTTCCATAAAAACAGTAATAAGAGATGTTTTATGTTTATCAATCTGATTACTGGTGAATAACTTATAAATGAACCAATATCCGTTAATATTCTGAAATTTATTAATCTTAAAATGCATTGCCGAGACCGTACCCAGTCGTGAATTTTTCTTAAGATCGGTATGTATATTTTTGACGAGTGGATGATCCATGTTTACAAATTCGATATTCCCTTTTTTTGTAGATGCTGAATTATCAAAAGTTACATTTCTGTACGTGACAGGATCATTCTCGTCGTCATGAAACGGATTGGTGAAATAACAATATTCCCCTTCATCTTTGTACCATTTAACTTCGATACCCTTAAATGACAAATAGTTTATAACCAGATGCTTTAAAATAGAATTCAGATTACTATTAACAAGGCGTTGCGGATCTTCAGTCAACTGGGAAAATGGTAATAACAGTTCGTCCTTATCTAAAATGTCTTTAGCCCGTTTATAAATCTGAGCTGCAATTTGATCGAGTTGCTCATTCTCAATATCTTTTATACGAATAGCGTCAAAATAGATTCGGTCAAATGAAAACTCTTCCTGCAAAAGTGTTATGACATCCGCATACTTATCATCACCGAACTGTATCTTTATCTTTTTCAGTTTAACCTCCAGAATCTTTCTAACCCGATCCTCGATGGTATCTGTTAAATGAAAATTAAAAATCAGAGCATTATGCGTTTGCCCAATTCTGTCAATACGCCCTATTCGCTGTTCCAGGCGGGAAGGGTTCCAAGGCAAAGCATAATTTATAATAAAATAACAGAATTGCAGGTTAATACCTTCACCTCCTGCATCAGTAGAAACAAGTATTTGATTGGTCGTTCTGAATAATTCAACCTGTTTTACTTTTTCTTCTCTGGATAATAAACCGTTAATAAAGGAACAGGAATAGCCGAATTTGCTTAGGAACTGGATAAGTGCATCCTGAGTTGCTCTGAATTCAGTAAAAATCAGACATTTTAAATTCGATTCTTTCTCTCGATTCTTGACCTCTTCTATTATCTTTATGAGCTGGCGAAATTTTATATCTCTGTATGATACCGATAGCTTTTCTGCTAAACCGATACATGAGGCAACAAAGTTCTTCTCGATTTCGATATCTTCTCTATTTGTAAAGGTTGACTTCTTTAAAAGTTCATCAACTTCAAGTTCCTCTTCATCTGAGTTGATATTTTTTTTATATTCGATCTTTTGTGTTTCATCTTCCAGAAATGTCTTTCGTTTCTTCATAGCATCCAATAATGCAAAACTGCTGGAAGATACTATTCGCTGGTAGAGCATTACCAGAAGTATCAATATCTGATTATTATTTCGTTTGGCAAGATTATAATATTTGGCGGTATATTCAGTAACAAATTCGTACAACTCAATCTCTTCTTTGTTATCAGTTCTGGTTCGATTTATTTCTATTAGTGAGGTAATACGGTGCTTGAAGATCCTGTTACCGTCAAAATCAACCACAGCTCTCTTTTTGTTCCGTACAGCGACTTCCTGAACCAGAGCGGGTGTTAATGACTTAATACTCGTGAATAATATAGGATCAATTAATCGTAGAAGATTTAAGAACAAATGCTCATCACCCTGATGTGGTGTGGCGGTGAGCAGCAACAGTACAGGAATCGATTCACTCAACTTCTCACCTAATTTAAAACGGGCAGATTCGTGCCCGTCACCATGCTTGCTTAGCTTATGGGCTTCGTCTATGATTACAATATCAAATCCGGCGTCAGTAATATCCTCAAAGATATGTTTATTATGCCATTTCCTCCGATTCGTATCCTCTTTGTCCAGACTTTCATCAATTTTCAATGGTTTAATCGAATCTATAGAAGCAATGATTCTATCATGAAGTTTCCAGACATTGACATCTTCACCATAACTCTGTTTTAAGACACGGACATAATCCTTTGTGTAAATAACAAATTTCTCATTAAACTTGTCGACTAGCTCTTCATGCCATTGTAGAACAAGGCCGGATGGCACAACGATCAGGATTTTCTTAGCAATACCTCGAAGTTTGAATTCCTGATACACAAGGATAGCTTCAATTGTTTTTCCCAGACCCACTTCATCAGCAATAAGGCTGCGGGGTTGAAAGCGATTCATTACAAAATTTACCGTGAGCAATTGATGTGGGAGAGGCTGGATTCTATAATTGGTGGATGTAATCACCGCATTTTCAGAAATATTGGCCTGTAAACGCAGCAACATATGCCTGGCAAAGAAAAGAGAAGGGATATCAATGCTGGCTTTCTGCATTAAAGCGATAGAATCTTCTTCGATCTCTAAATCGTCAGTCTTTATGGAAACAGTATTGCCGTCTTTAAATAAGATTTCTGTATAATTTTCACCAAAAAGCTCACTAAACCCGATAATAGTACCAATACCTCTGTTTTCATATAAACGGCTTTTTATTTTATCTCCGATTTTCAAGATTTATTTAAAATCCTTCCACTTTTAATTCCGCCACTTCAATAAACTCACTCAGTTCTGAATCGTTCTCTATGATCTTGTTGTCAAGGCGCCTGGCCAATGTCAAAATATCCTGAAACCGTTCCTTCTTATAACAATATTCAAAACCGAATATGACAGCCTGCTTACGGAACTCCTTGATCTTCTTTTTAGAACCTTTGGCTTCCAACAGCAAAGCCTCGAATTCTTTCAGTAATTCTCTCTCACGCTTTTGCATAACAGTTAATTTTTCATCTTCGGTTTGCGGACGACGGTATTTATCACCCTGCAGTATGAAATTATTATCTAGCAATTCACGTAAATCAGGAGTTTGATCACCACTAATATTGGCCACTTTGGTAAAATCGGGATGAATAGTTTTAAAATCTCTAGTGTCACGTCAAGCTTGAATTGTCGTATATAATAGATTATAATATCTTCATAATTAAATTTTTTTCGGGAGATTTAGATTATGAAGAAATACATAGTAACTCTTGATTGCGATGAACGTAACAGGCTTGTTGCTTTAACGTCTAAAGGGATGCATAGATCCCAAAAGATACTCAATGCATTACTATTATTAGCTTGCGACCAGGGTGAGTATCAGGGCAAACGTTCGACCAACGTTGAAATTGCCCGTGTTCTTAAAATAAGCATGAAGAAAATTGACCGGGTAAAGAAAAGATTTGTTGAAGAAGGTTTTGAAGTTGCGCTTAATGGACGCAAAGGCAATCGAGTATATGAAAAGAAGACAGATGGTGACTTTGAAGCCCACCTGGTAGCGTTAAGTTGTAGCGAGCCGCCAGAAGGTTTTGCAAGATGGTCTCTGCGATTATTAGCAGACAAGGTAGTAGAACTTGAATATACTGACAAAATTTCCCACGAAACAATACGCCGTATATTAAAAAAAACGAAATTAAGCCCTGGCAACGAAAAGGTTGGGTAATACCGCCAAAAGAAAACGGCAGTTTTGTCGCTAACATGGAAATGGTGCTGGATGTATACAAACGTCCATATGACGCTAAGTATCCAGTAATATGTATGGACGAGTCACCAAAGCAACTTATATCAGAGACAAAGATGCCAATTTCTGCTTCACCAGGGCAACCGGCTAAGTATGACTATGAATATAAGCGTTGTGGAGTGTGTAATATTTTTCTGGCCTTTGAACCATTGGCCGGGAAACGTATAGTAAAAATAACAGAAAGAAGAACTAAACAAGATTGGTCCTATTTTCTGGAAGACGTTGTTAATACATATGGTCATGCGAACAAAATAACATTAGTAATGGACAACTTGAATACTCATGATGCTGGATCGTTGTATGAAACGTTTGTGCCGGATAAAGCAAAGGAAATTTTAGATAAATTTGAGTTTGTCTACACCCCAAAGCATGGTAGCTGGTTAAATATGGCAGAAATCGAGTTGAATGTACTTGCTGGACAGTGTTTAAACAGGCGGATTGATAATATTACAAAGATAAAAAAAGAAGTACAGTCATGGCAGAAATTTAGAAACAATAAGAAATCAAAGGCTAACTGGCAGTTTACTACGATTGATGCCAGGATAAGATTATCTAAACTTTACCCGACACTTGATGATTGACGTGACACTAGGTTCATCTATGTAAGAATTAAGCCAGATAAGCGCTGATTTTTCATCGGATACAAACATGTTCATTTGGCCTCTCCGTATGTCACCAATGCCTTCCAATTTCATTTTCTTTTTATATTCGCGGTAAGTTTCTATCTGATCTGGATTGAACCAATAGTCATCTTCATCTGCGAAGTTCTTTCGAAGCATTTTGTAAAATGTTGAAGCATCATATTTAACAGTATAACTGCGTTGAACATAAAAGGAGAGCATCTTAGAATAAAGCATCTGCTCTGTACGTTCAATAGATGGCTCTGGAGAAATGTGCGATAGATGCATTTTGATAAATTCATCTTCCAATCCTTCTCCTGTCATATCCAGAAAAATTTGCTCAAATTTTTGCCTTGGTTTATAGGCCGTAATAATTAGATCACTATCTACACTACCTGGAGCAGTCATTTGTTTAAATGTTTTTTGCTTCTTATCGAGAAGTGAAACGGAAGCGATTATGAAACCGGCTTTAGAAATAGAGTTTTGTAAAATGTTCCATATTTCAGATTTCGAATTGTGAAATTCGATAGTAATCCAACGATTTGGTTTTAGTATTCTATAAAATTCGCAAAAAGACTGTTCTATAACCTTACGGTAATGTATTTCATCTTTTAACTGTACTTTGTTAACAATTGCTTCATTACTATTATTTGTTAAAACTTTTAACCAAGATTCCCAAATGTAATTAAGTTCAGAATACATTATATTTCCACCAAAAGGTGGATCGACGAAAATATAATCAACCGAATTCTCAATTATCGGCAAATTTGTTGAGGAACCCGTATTTATAATCGTAGTATTTTTTGCATAGCCTAAGTATTTCGATATTTTTTTTATTTTGTTTGTTAAACTATATCTATAATTTACTTCTGAAATTTTCTTTCCAACATATAAGGTTCCTTTTAAATACCTATTGACTTGAGAGTAAGATGCCTCAAAATATCTATTCATTTTTGTCTGACCAAGCATCACGGATTGTAACCAAAACAATAATAAGGGTTGAATTTCTTTATCTGATTTTTTAATTTTATAGAATAAACAAGAAGTAACATATAGATTTCTTTTTGTATAAAAAGAATCAATAGTTTTTAATCCATGTGACTTTCTTGGTTGAGCTGTATTGCTCCCATCAGGCAAGATATTCGTGGGAAACCAATATGGTATTTCAAGGTTATTACATTTTGAAATTATTTCCAAATCATATTGCTCTGGTTTTTTAGTATATACTGCTCCTTGAAAAGTATAATTAAGTAGTACTGGAACTAAAACAGCATATCCATTATCATTGTATTTCCTTTTCAAGGTCGTATTCGTGATATCCGCTTTGCATTCTTGGCAAAATATTATGTCCTTATTTCTTTTAAGTTTTTCATCTACACCAATATGCCAAAATATGTTTTCTTCTTTGCAATAAGGACATAAATATACATCACTCCATACTGTGTAATTAATCCTACCAAATTCTGTATTATTAATTGTTTTATTCTTTGAGTTTGAATGAATTGTTTTGAACATCCATTCGCATTCAGAGTCTAATTCATTTAGAATTGCGTTAGATCTTTGTTCGAAGAGAGTAATATTGTGTTTTTTATTGTAATTCCATGAAATAAAAGTTGCTATTGGTGAAATATCTGAAAGTATACAAAACCTTTTACCCATATTTTTTAAATTACCGATTGCGCTTTGCACATATTCATTATTTTCACATAATGCTGCCGCGACACCTGTCATTCCAGTTCCACAAAAACCATCAAAAACAATATCACCCGGTTTAGTATAATGTAAGATTTTTCTTAATATTACTTTAGGTGGTACTTTTGTGTGGTACGTATGAAGGTTGTATATTACATCTCCTTTTCCTTCAACTATATCATCAATAAAAGGTGTTATATTAAAATCATCCTCGTATTCATTATATTTTTTACCATATTCCTTAATAAAATCATTAATATATGGATTAGGGCAGGCTGTGTAATATGGCGGGTCAGATAATTCTAAAATATCTTCATCTTTACCAATGGGAAAACCTTCAATATCTCGTACGGAATCGAGCAGTTCTTTAAGCGGTTTAAAATTTTTCATATGTCCTCTTCATTGTTACTATTTCAATTTAATACGAATACTACCTTCTTCCTTGTTCTTCTTCAGATCTTCAATGAGTGTAAGAAAGCTTTTACGCAGTTCATCTATGGTCGTCATTTGCTGGTCAGGAAAGAGTGTCTTAATAATCTTTTCGCTGTCAACCTCAACAATATCAATTTCCTTGAACAGCTTATTAATGGTTTGCACCATCTGCTGTGTTATTTGCTCAGGCAGGTTTTGTTCCTTCAAAATTGCCTCAATCAGCTGCTTATCTGATTTTTTATCCAGAAACTGCACGTTATCCCGATATTCCCGCATCTCTTTCAGCGTAGTCTTTTCATAGGATTCGTAGAGCTCTTCGATCAAATCTTCTATCCGGCTCAGCGTTGCTGGAATAGTACTGTAATTTACGTGACCGGGAAACAGACATTGCTGGCAGCGCACGGCCTTTTGTAAACTGTCTTCCAGATTATGATTTATGCATTGGTATTGTTTTAACTCATTCCATGAAACAACCATCTGGTGGAACTTAACGTTATTTATGCAGGTCAAATGACTTAAGATTGAAAGCTTCTTAAATGTCTCACTATTTTGATATGTATTTAAGATATTCCAATCTACTTTTTTCCCAACATATTTTGCATGAGCCGATAA is drawn from Candidatus Scalindua sp. and contains these coding sequences:
- a CDS encoding PglZ domain-containing protein; this translates as MITQSVEEVLSGLTGNNQIIISKSLSLPAYLRTKVNIIEFNENQLPLDIEPQILLQISVRQLVQLIDYQLDKNSLQLISRHNFRQILINSERYGFKKVAKYCQEQIIKDCQNVKTYDDILTLGDKWGRFIYCSYRSGKEPDDALVEKVDKATGEPILNGILKNSFYESTINFKTVDRIVKYITNKNDSKIALVCFDGMGVAEWHLLKEYLTEDDFSFEEKYIFALIPTMTRISRSAIFYGSANKVYEITSQNEDKAFKEIFNERSVGFYREGQLQSDEQLLGIDTVKIIYNLFDYIAHKTLLPPTEKNKGMYFMNVHNYLEKSSIKKELMLLKEEGYKIWICSDHGCLVATGNGQVIDKYLIETSSKRATIIVRSELSKFYDTNIYEIPFVKDKVVLLAKDRTSFSYKNKIEITHGGITLDELIVPFVEVIS
- a CDS encoding site-specific DNA-methyltransferase, whose protein sequence is MKNFKPLKELLDSVRDIEGFPIGKDEDILELSDPPYYTACPNPYINDFIKEYGKKYNEYEDDFNITPFIDDIVEGKGDVIYNLHTYHTKVPPKVILRKILHYTKPGDIVFDGFCGTGMTGVAAALCENNEYVQSAIGNLKNMGKRFCILSDISPIATFISWNYNKKHNITLFEQRSNAILNELDSECEWMFKTIHSNSKNKTINNTEFGRINYTVWSDVYLCPYCKEENIFWHIGVDEKLKRNKDIIFCQECKADITNTTLKRKYNDNGYAVLVPVLLNYTFQGAVYTKKPEQYDLEIISKCNNLEIPYWFPTNILPDGSNTAQPRKSHGLKTIDSFYTKRNLYVTSCLFYKIKKSDKEIQPLLLFWLQSVMLGQTKMNRYFEASYSQVNRYLKGTLYVGKKISEVNYRYSLTNKIKKISKYLGYAKNTTIINTGSSTNLPIIENSVDYIFVDPPFGGNIMYSELNYIWESWLKVLTNNSNEAIVNKVQLKDEIHYRKVIEQSFCEFYRILKPNRWITIEFHNSKSEIWNILQNSISKAGFIIASVSLLDKKQKTFKQMTAPGSVDSDLIITAYKPRQKFEQIFLDMTGEGLEDEFIKMHLSHISPEPSIERTEQMLYSKMLSFYVQRSYTVKYDASTFYKMLRKNFADEDDYWFNPDQIETYREYKKKMKLEGIGDIRRGQMNMFVSDEKSALIWLNSYIDEPSVTSIIKCRVKFR
- a CDS encoding IS630 family transposase (programmed frameshift), whose amino-acid sequence is MKKYIVTLDCDERNRLVALTSKGMHRSQKILNALLLLACDQGEYQGKRSTNVEIARVLKISMKKIDRVKKRFVEEGFEVALNGRKGNRVYEKKTDGDFEAHLVALSCSEPPEGFARWSLRLLADKVVELEYTDKISHETIRRNIKKNEIKPWQRKGWVIPPKENGSFVANMEMVLDVYKRPYDAKYPVICMDESPKQLISETKMPISASPGQPAKYDYEYKRCGVCNIFLAFEPLAGKRIVKITERRTKQDWSYFLEDVVNTYGHANKITLVMDNLNTHDAGSLYETFVPDKAKEILDKFEFVYTPKHGSWLNMAEIELNVLAGQCLNRRIDNITKIKKEVQSWQKFRNNKKSKANWQFTTIDARIRLSKLYPTLDD
- a CDS encoding SNF2-related protein → MKIGDKIKSRLYENRGIGTIIGFSELFGENYTEILFKDGNTVSIKTDDLEIEEDSIALMQKASIDIPSLFFARHMLLRLQANISENAVITSTNYRIQPLPHQLLTVNFVMNRFQPRSLIADEVGLGKTIEAILVYQEFKLRGIAKKILIVVPSGLVLQWHEELVDKFNEKFVIYTKDYVRVLKQSYGEDVNVWKLHDRIIASIDSIKPLKIDESLDKEDTNRRKWHNKHIFEDITDAGFDIVIIDEAHKLSKHGDGHESARFKLGEKLSESIPVLLLLTATPHQGDEHLFLNLLRLIDPILFTSIKSLTPALVQEVAVRNKKRAVVDFDGNRIFKHRITSLIEINRTRTDNKEEIELYEFVTEYTAKYYNLAKRNNNQILILLVMLYQRIVSSSSFALLDAMKKRKTFLEDETQKIEYKKNINSDEEELEVDELLKKSTFTNREDIEIEKNFVASCIGLAEKLSVSYRDIKFRQLIKIIEEVKNREKESNLKCLIFTEFRATQDALIQFLSKFGYSCSFINGLLSREEKVKQVELFRTTNQILVSTDAGGEGINLQFCYFIINYALPWNPSRLEQRIGRIDRIGQTHNALIFNFHLTDTIEDRVRKILEVKLKKIKIQFGDDKYADVITLLQEEFSFDRIYFDAIRIKDIENEQLDQIAAQIYKRAKDILDKDELLLPFSQLTEDPQRLVNSNLNSILKHLVINYLSFKGIEVKWYKDEGEYCYFTNPFHDDENDPVTYRNVTFDNSASTKKGNIEFVNMDHPLVKNIHTDLKKNSRLGTVSAMHFKINKFQNINGYWFIYKLFTSNQIDKHKTSLITVFMEDEEFNNSRISNYLEKNIINDVQIVQNYACKHDIQNISKTALKYAEEKANEIFTAVKLTWLNEINQYEQKYDDYLRFKQNAFSKIQIDNIRDAKLKSLEKDRTEQLEKLKLQRNIVPKMELYQLAYVEFI